A stretch of DNA from Chitinispirillum alkaliphilum:
TGGAGTGCAGCCTGATGAGGTCCCCAAAGTGCAGGAATTGCGAAAGCAGCTCTATGAACAGAGCAGCTATACGAGTGAACATGAAAATGCAGTGTTCTCCCATCTGCTCACCTTTTTTTCGCGCTACTATGACAATGGCGATTTTATCAGTCAGCGCAGGTACAAGGGTGACACGTATGCCATTCCCTATGCCGGTGAAGAAGTTGTGTTGCACTGGGCGAATAAGGATCAGTATTACACCAAAAGTGGTGAGAACTTCTCGAACTACTCTTTTAAACTCGATGATGGGCGTAAGGTGCATTTTCGTTTGATCTCTGCAGATACTGCCAAAGATAATAGAAAAGATAATGATAAGGAACGACGGTTTGTGCTGACCAAAGAGCGAACGGTTGTACGCAGTGATGAGGATGGTGAGGAATATGAAGAAAATATTATTCCTGTTGAGGAGATTGACGGTGAACTGGTTATTCGTTTTGAATACAGGGCAATGCCTAAGGGAAGCAAACAGGATGCACTGGTGAATGATGCTGTAGCGGAAATACTTGCTAACAATGATGTAAAGAGCCGTTGGCTTGATCTTGGCAGACGTGAGCCAACAGAGAAGAATCCTGCCCGCACACTGCTTGAAAAGCATCTTGGAAATTATACTACAAAGAATACTGCCGATTATTTCATACACAAGGATCTTGGCCGGTTTTTGCGGGGTGAGCTCGATTTTTATATAAAAAGCGAACTGATGCATCTTGATGATGTGCAGAATGCCCAGAAGTTTGCTGATATCGAGAAGAATTTGCGAATGATACAGTGTTTACGGGCAATAGCACTTGATCTTATTACATTTCTTGCGCAGCTTGAGGACTTTCAGAAGAAACTGTGGCTTAAAAAGAAGTTTGTGGTTTCGACCCATTATTGTATCACTCTTGACCGGGTGCCAGAGGAGCTGTTTGCAGAGATTGCGGATAATAAGAAACAGTGGGAGCAGTGGGAAAGCCTGGGGATGGTGTCATCTGTAAAAAAGGGAGCGAATGGCGCCCCAAAGCTTGAACTTGGTGCCACTATAGGGACTGTGGAGTATCTCAAAGAGAACACGTTTTTGATGGTTGACACTGCACTGTTTGGCGGGGAATTCAAGGCAAAACTGCTGAGTGGGATCGATAATCTGGATGAGAATGTGGATGGGGTACTGTTTCATGGGGATAATTTCCAGGCTCTGGAGTTGTTGCAGGAACGGTATAGGGAACAGGTGAAGTGTATTTATATTGATCCGCCTTATAATGCGAAATCTACAGAAATATTATATAAAAACACGTATAAGCATTCTAGTTGGTTAACACTTTTGAAAAATAGAATCGAGATTACAAAGGGTCTAATGCAACCGCTTGATGGCATTTTTGTAGTTGCTATAGATGAGGTTGAACAAGAAGTCTTGGGCCAAATACTGTCAGAAGAATTTCCTGAACACCAAA
This window harbors:
- a CDS encoding Type III restriction-modification system methylation subunit, with the protein product MSKYDELVGKLREIFQIDRPELDFGIYRIINARSKEINDYLENKLRAQVAQSLAFAGNANQEHLQSALSEAIKNAEGLGVQPDEVPKVQELRKQLYEQSSYTSEHENAVFSHLLTFFSRYYDNGDFISQRRYKGDTYAIPYAGEEVVLHWANKDQYYTKSGENFSNYSFKLDDGRKVHFRLISADTAKDNRKDNDKERRFVLTKERTVVRSDEDGEEYEENIIPVEEIDGELVIRFEYRAMPKGSKQDALVNDAVAEILANNDVKSRWLDLGRREPTEKNPARTLLEKHLGNYTTKNTADYFIHKDLGRFLRGELDFYIKSELMHLDDVQNAQKFADIEKNLRMIQCLRAIALDLITFLAQLEDFQKKLWLKKKFVVSTHYCITLDRVPEELFAEIADNKKQWEQWESLGMVSSVKKGANGAPKLELGATIGTVEYLKENTFLMVDTALFGGEFKAKLLSGIDNLDENVDGVLFHGDNFQALELLQERYREQVKCIYIDPPYNAKSTEILYKNTYKHSSWLTLLKNRIEITKGLMQPLDGIFVVAIDEVEQEVLGQILSEEFPEHQKTCITVVHNATGQQGNNFSYINEFAYGDL